TTTTCTGTAATGAAAAATAAAATTAAACTAATCCATTTAAATATGAACAGTGATTTATTTTTTAGTTTACCATAAAATAGAAGAAATTGAAGTATAAACTGATTAAATTAAAGAAAACTAGGTTTTGATCTTGCTTTTTATTAGAATTTCAGGTAAAGTTGATCTGTATGTAAACATACTATCGGTCATTTAGTTTAACGAATCACCAACGTTTTACTCAGTGATTAGATTATTAAAAAAAGAGGTGAAACGCATGGCAATGTCAAAAGAAAGAAAAAATGAAATCATCAATGAATATGCACGTCATGAAGGAGATACTGGTTCACCAGAAGTTCAAATTGCCTTATTGACAGCAGATATTAATCATTTAAATGAACACGCTCGGGTGCATAAAAAGGATCACCATTCTTACCGTGGACTTATGAAAAAAGTTGGTCATCGTCGTAATTTGTTAGCATACTTACGTAAAACAGATGTACAACGTTATCGTGAATTAATCCAGCGCTTAGGATTACGTCGATAAAAGTTGTTTTTGTTAAAGTAATGCGTTTTTTAAAATAGCAAATTTTTTATTTTAAAAGCAGATTCTATTGGGTAAATAAGTATAGAATTTTATGTAAAGCATTTTTGACTAGATTTTTTAACACATCATTTATTTGAGATTGGTAAATTTTTGCGTGGGATTGTCTTTTATCCCACGTCTTTTTTATAATAAAGTAAACGAATTACCTTGAGAGTATTTTCTATATTAGATATTCTGAATATAAATAGAATAAAGATAGAAAATAGCTTTTCACTAAATAATATTAAATTCTTTGGAAGGTCAGTTAATCGTCTACTAATCAAATGAAAGAAGGCCATTATGTTTGATGACCTGTTTTCATTTGTTTAGTAGTGGCTGATCTTTCCAAAGTAAAATAGAAGGAGATAGATTATGTCAGAAAAGCAAGTATTTAAAACAAGTTGGGGTGGACGTCCTCTTCAGGTTGAAGTAGGGCAACTCGCTAAACAAGCAAACGGTGCTGTGTTGATTCGATATGGAGATACCGTCGTATTAAGCGCTGCTGTTGCTTCAAAAGAAGCAAAAGACGTTGATTTTTTTCCATTGACTGTTAATTATGAAGAGAAAATGTACGCTGTTGGGAAAGTTCCTGGTGGCTTCATTAAACGTGAAGGACGACCAAGTGAAAGTGCAACATTAACTGCTCGTTTAATTGATCGCCCAATTCGTCCAATGTTTACAGAAGGGTTTAGAAATGAAGTTCAAATTACAAATATTGTAATGAGTGTAGAACAAGATTGTTCACCTGCTATGGCAGCTATGTTAGGTTCTTCCTTGGCATTAACAATTTCTGATATTCCATTCAACGGACCGATTGCTGGTGTTGAAGTTGGCCGTATTGATGGTGAGTATGTGTTAAATCCAACTGTTGAACAAAGCAATCAATCAGACATTGATTTGAGTGTTGCTGGAACAAAAGAAGCGATTAATATGGTAGAAAGTGGTGCTGAAGAGGTGTCTGAAAGTGACATGTTAGGCGCACTATTATTTGGTCATGCAGCAATTAAAGAATTGGTTGCCTTTCAGGAAGAGATTCGTCAAGCAGTTGGGAAAGAAAAAATGACCATACAGTTATTACAAGTTGATCCTGACTTGAAAAAAGGAATTTATACGGACTATTATGAAACAATGAAGAGAGCTGTAATGACAGAAGAAAAATTAGCAAGAGAAGAAAATATTCAATCTGTCAAAGAAGAAGTACGAAACAATTATAGTGAAAAATTTTCAGAACAAGAATATGAAGCTCAATTAAGTACCGAAGAACAATTGAATAATGAAGTCAAACAAATTGTTGAAGACTTGGAAAAAGATGTTGTACGTGAATTAATCACAATTGACAAAATTCGACCAGATGGACGAAAACTAGATGAAATTAGACCACTTTCTTCAGAAGTAAGTTTATTACCAAGAGTACATGGATCCGGTTTGTTTACGCGTGGTCAAACGCAAGCCTTATCTGCTTGTACATTAGCTCCTTTAGGTGAACATCAAATAATTGATGGATTAGGTATTGAGGAATCAAAACGATTTATTCATCATTATAATTTTCCACAATTTTCAGTTGGTTCTACCGGGCGGGCTGGTTCTCCCGGCCGTCGTGAAATTGGTCATGGAGCATTAGGTGAAAGAGCTCTATCTCAAATTATTCCAAGTCCAGAAGCTTTTCCTTATACCATTCGTTTGGTTGCTGAAGTTTTAGAATCAAATGGATCATCTTCTCAAGCAAGTATTTGTGCAGGAACTCTGGCTTTAATGGATGCAGGTGTACCAATTAAAGCACCTGTAGCAGGAATTGCTATGGGACTTGTTAGTGATGGAGAAAATTATACAATTCTGACAGATATTCAAGGGCTTGAAGATCACTTAGGTGATATGGACTTCAAAGTTGCCGGCACAAAGCAAGGAATCACTGCTTTACAAATGGATATTAAAATAGAAGGGATCACTGAACAAATACTTAAGGAAGCTTTAGAACAAGCGAAGAAAGCTCGTATGGAAATTTTAAATGAATTAACTTCAACACTTGCTGAACCTAGAAATGAATTGAGTCAATATGCACCAAAAATTGAAATGGTCAAAATTGATCCATCAAAAATTAAAGATGTTATTGGTAAGGGCGGGGAAACAATTAATGGTATCATTGAAGAAACTGGCGTGAAAATTGACATCGATCAAGAAGGAAATGTAAGTATTGCTTCCTCGGATGATATTATGATTAAACGAGCAATCAAGATTATTGAAGATTTGACAAAAGATGTCAAGGTTGGACAGGTTTATCTTGGTAAAGTTGTTCGTATAGAAAAATTTGGTGCATTTGTAAACTTAATTAAAGGCAAAGATGCGTTGGTTCATATTTCTCAATTGGCAAATGAACGAGTAAAAAATGTTGAAGATGTTGTTAAGGTTGGAGATGAAATCTTGGTGAAAGTTACTGAGATAGATAAACAAGGTAGAATAAATGCTTCTAGAAAAGCTCTATTAAATGAAGAAAAAAACCAAACAAACGAACAATAAGTAGCTAAATTTGTTTTAATTATAAATTTTGGAAACCAATGAACTTTTATTTAATAAAAAAAACTAAAGAGATAAGAGCCGACTCTTTTGTTTGATTAAAATTAGTGGTAAAATCAAAATTATCAGTCCGAAGAACAATAAGAGGTGCCTATTGTGAAAAAATTTAATCCAAACAAGAATATCATTATTGCTTTATTATTGGTTATCATAATCGTTGTATTCATTAGTTTGACTGCTGCACAACGTACAAATAAAGGAAAAGCAAATATTGTTCAATCAACGATCAGTGATGGCATTGGTTTAATTGACAAAGCTATTTCATTCCCAGCACGCACTATTGAAAATGGGACAACTTCAATTAGTAATTTAATGAATACTTACAAAGAAAACGAACGATTGAAAGAAAAAATTGATGATTATAATGAACTTAGAATTCAAAATCATAATTATCAAAAAGAAATTGGTACATTAAAAGAAGAACTAGGCTTAAATGAAACCTTAACAAATTATGAAACAATCACTGCCAATGTCATTACTCGTTCACCAGATACATGGCAAGATATCTTAATCATTGATCGAGGAACAAAGGATGGCCTAAAAGCAAATATGGCAGTTATGGCACAGAAAGGATTAGTGGGACGTATTATTGAAGTCAATCGAGCATCGGCAAAAGTAGAATTGATTACTTCTAAAAATATTACTTCTAATCATTTTCCAGTGCACATATCTTCTAAAAATGGGGAATCTTATGGTCTGTTAAAAAATTATAATGATAAGGCACAAACATTGACAGTTTCTCAGTTGACTGGAAATACTCAGGTTAAAGCAGGAGATGTTGTTCAAACCTCCGGGTTAGGCGGAAACTCACCAGCTGATTTACCAGTTGGTACGGTTCAAAAAGTAAAATCTGGTAGTTATGGTTTAGATCGAGAGGTAGCTGTAAAACCCTATGCAAACGTTTATGGAGTTTCCATAGTAACTGTAGTGAAAAGATCGGCGGGCGAAGAATAGAAATGATAAAAAAGGAAAATATTAAATATTATGCGCCTATTGTGTTCTTTTTGTTAATGCTTATCGATGCACATATAACTAAAATAATGGAAACATGGACAAATAACATTTATTTTGCAAATTCACATTTATTACTTCTAGCCTTTTTGTTAATTATTCAAAATGTATCAAAAAATTATTTGCTTGTTTCTGCCATTATTTTAGGTATACTATGTGATATATATTATATAGGCATTATAGGCATTTATACAGTTGCCTTGCCGGTTACTGTCATACTTATGTTTTATTTTAGAAAAATCGTTCAGACAAATTTGTTTACTACATTCTTTAGTATTGTTATTTTTATAACTATTTATGAATTGATTTCAGTTTTCTTACAAATTATTTTTCATCTATCAAGTGTTCGACCATTGTTATTTATCACAAGAGTGTTAAGCCCTACACTGTTACTTAATATGCTTTTCTTTGTTATTTTTTCCTACCCTATAAAAAAGTTATTTGCAGAGAAATAACGATTTATTTAGCGTATTAAATCTAGGTTAAAGAAAAGTAAGAGTAATTTTTATTGAGGATAATAACTTTTTATCAATCTGTAGAACTTTGACAGAATGTTGAAGATTTTGCAGATTGTTTGTTTTATTGTATTTATTGCAAGATAATTAAGAAAGGGAGGTGAACAAAGAGAATTTTAGCATAGTAAAAAATGAAATATTTTTGTAATCTTGATTTTATCTCTATGAAATACAGCTATGCTACAATCAATCTATACATTAAGGAAACTAAATAAAAATTAAGCAAATTTGGAGGAA
The genomic region above belongs to Melissococcus plutonius ATCC 35311 and contains:
- the rpsO gene encoding 30S ribosomal protein S15; this translates as MAMSKERKNEIINEYARHEGDTGSPEVQIALLTADINHLNEHARVHKKDHHSYRGLMKKVGHRRNLLAYLRKTDVQRYRELIQRLGLRR
- the pnp gene encoding polyribonucleotide nucleotidyltransferase — protein: MSEKQVFKTSWGGRPLQVEVGQLAKQANGAVLIRYGDTVVLSAAVASKEAKDVDFFPLTVNYEEKMYAVGKVPGGFIKREGRPSESATLTARLIDRPIRPMFTEGFRNEVQITNIVMSVEQDCSPAMAAMLGSSLALTISDIPFNGPIAGVEVGRIDGEYVLNPTVEQSNQSDIDLSVAGTKEAINMVESGAEEVSESDMLGALLFGHAAIKELVAFQEEIRQAVGKEKMTIQLLQVDPDLKKGIYTDYYETMKRAVMTEEKLAREENIQSVKEEVRNNYSEKFSEQEYEAQLSTEEQLNNEVKQIVEDLEKDVVRELITIDKIRPDGRKLDEIRPLSSEVSLLPRVHGSGLFTRGQTQALSACTLAPLGEHQIIDGLGIEESKRFIHHYNFPQFSVGSTGRAGSPGRREIGHGALGERALSQIIPSPEAFPYTIRLVAEVLESNGSSSQASICAGTLALMDAGVPIKAPVAGIAMGLVSDGENYTILTDIQGLEDHLGDMDFKVAGTKQGITALQMDIKIEGITEQILKEALEQAKKARMEILNELTSTLAEPRNELSQYAPKIEMVKIDPSKIKDVIGKGGETINGIIEETGVKIDIDQEGNVSIASSDDIMIKRAIKIIEDLTKDVKVGQVYLGKVVRIEKFGAFVNLIKGKDALVHISQLANERVKNVEDVVKVGDEILVKVTEIDKQGRINASRKALLNEEKNQTNEQ
- the mreC gene encoding rod shape-determining protein MreC, encoding MKKFNPNKNIIIALLLVIIIVVFISLTAAQRTNKGKANIVQSTISDGIGLIDKAISFPARTIENGTTSISNLMNTYKENERLKEKIDDYNELRIQNHNYQKEIGTLKEELGLNETLTNYETITANVITRSPDTWQDILIIDRGTKDGLKANMAVMAQKGLVGRIIEVNRASAKVELITSKNITSNHFPVHISSKNGESYGLLKNYNDKAQTLTVSQLTGNTQVKAGDVVQTSGLGGNSPADLPVGTVQKVKSGSYGLDREVAVKPYANVYGVSIVTVVKRSAGEE
- the mreD gene encoding rod shape-determining protein MreD, translating into MIKKENIKYYAPIVFFLLMLIDAHITKIMETWTNNIYFANSHLLLLAFLLIIQNVSKNYLLVSAIILGILCDIYYIGIIGIYTVALPVTVILMFYFRKIVQTNLFTTFFSIVIFITIYELISVFLQIIFHLSSVRPLLFITRVLSPTLLLNMLFFVIFSYPIKKLFAEK